The segment ACTATGAGGATCTTCACATAATAATTATATCATACCTCACCCCCTGTCCCCCTCTCCACTTCGTAGAGAGGGGGGGGGATCAATGAAGAAGGTTTCGAATATAGTTCTCCCTCTCCATTTATGGAGAGGGAGTTAGAGGGTGAGGAAAAGAAAATTAATCAATGATAGGTTCTAATGATTTTCTAATTATTTTTTTAATAATTGTTTAATGTGTGGCCGGTATACTGGGACAATAAAAGTTTACAATTTGAAAAACGGGAGGTGAAAACTCATGAAGAAATTAGCGGTAATATTTGTAGCATTATTCGCGCTTGCGTCATTTGCATTAGCTGCAGAAACAGCGCCAGCTGCAAAAACAGCCGATTCAACAGTAAAGGCTCCAAAAGCAAAGGTTGTTAAGGTTAAGAAGCATTTGAAAGCCCAAAAGGCGGCTCCAAAGGCTGCCCCAGTAGTAGCTCCAAAAGCCGAGTAGTATGATGTGAACCTGAGACTAAAGTCTCGGTTCCGCTCGAATAAAAGCAGCAGAATTAATTCTGCTGCTTTTTTATTTTAACCGCGAATTTATTCGCAGGTTTGTTTCTCCATGTTATAATTTCATCAAATGTCCAAATTCAAATTGGTTTCAAACTTTAAACCCGCGGGCGACCAGCCAAATGCCATCAAAAGTTTGGCAAAAGGCCTGGATGCCGGGAATGAATTCCAAACGCTTCTTGGGGTGACCGGATCCGGTAAGACATTCACGATGGCCAATATAATAGAAAAGACCCAGCGGCCGGCTCTCGTAATATCCCACAATAAAACCTTGGCCGCGCAATTGTGCCAGGAATTTCGTTCCTATTTCCCCGAAAATGCCGTTGAATATTTTGTTTCGTATTACGATTACTACCAGCCCGAAGCTTATCTTCCGTCAACTGACACATATATAGAAAAAGAATCAACAATCAACCAAGAGATTGATCGGCTAAGGCACTCTGCAACAATGGCGCTTCTCTCTCGGCGCGATGTGATAGTTGTCGCGTCTGTTTCCTGCATCTACTCACTTGGCGCCCCAGAGAATTATCTAAAAGCCATGGTGCCTCTAAAAGTTGGCGCGCGGCTTAACCGCGATGATGTTCTTTCAAAACTTGTGGCCATGAAATACGAGAGGAATGATTATGAATTGAATCGCGGGAAATTTCGGGTTAGAGGCGAATCAATTGAGATCCAGCCGTCTTACGAAAAGCATCTATTAAGAGTTGAGCTTGACGAGGGTGATGTAATAAAAAAAATAACCGAAGTTGATCCAACATCGCAAAAAACAATCAAAGAATTGGAGTTTGCCGGCATTTATCCTGCGACCCACTTTGTAACGTTCCAGGACAAATTGGAAGCGGCCCTGCAATCGATTAAAAAAGAGCTCGAATTGCGGTTGGCGGAACTTAAAAAACAAAACAAGCTTTTGGAAGCGCAAAGGCTAGAACAGAGGACAAAATACGATATTGAAATGATAAGAGAGGTGGGGTATTGTTCCGGGGTTGAAAATTATTCAAGGCATATGGAAGGGCGGCCGGCGGGGACCCATCCGTCGACTTTGATCGATTATTTCCCGAAAGATTATCTTATGTTTATTGACGAGTCGCATGTTACCCTCCCGCAGATACGGGGAATGTATTTTGGCGACAAGTCGCGAAAAGATTCGCTTATAAATTTTGGGTTCCGCCTTCCTTCGGCATATGATAATCGTCCCTTGAAATTCGAAGAATTCGAAAAAAAACTTAATCAGGTCGTTTGCGTGTCTGCAACTCCAGCCAAATGGGAGCTTGAGAGAAGCAAAAATGTCGTGGAACAGTTAATTCGTCCAACCGGGCTCATCGATCCGGAAGTTGTGGTCAGGTCGTCAAAAAATCAGATCGATGACCTTGAAAAAGAGATAAACAAGAGAGTGGGTAAGAATGAAAGAGTTTTAGTTACAACTCTTACAAAACGCATGGCCGAGGACCTTGCGGAATACTTGGATGAAAAAGGGATCAAAGTCAGATATCTGCATTCGGATGTAGAAACTTTGGACAGAATAGAGATCCTCCGAGAATTAAGACTTGGGAAATTCGATGTGCTTGTTGGCATTAATCTGCTTAGGGAGGGATTGGATCTTCCCGAAGTTTCGCTTGTTGCGATTCTTGATGCCGACAAAGAAGGGTTCCTCCGAGCCGAAACTTCTCTTATCCAAACGATAGGGCGGGCCGCCAGGAATGTTAACGGTTTGGTTATCCTTTATGCGGAAAAAATGACTGAATCAATGAGAAAAGCATTAGGTGAAACGAACCGCAGAAGAAAAATTCAGCTTGCTTACAACAAGAAAAATCATATTACGCCTAAGACGATCGTTAAAGAGATCGCGGATATATCGGATAGGATAAAAGATTCGAAACTGGACGAAGTGAAACAAATAAAATCTTTTGTGCCGCCGGAAGAAGTCCCCGATCTTATAAAACATCTAACAGATGAAATGGAGATAGCGTCAACCGCTTTGGAATTCGAACGCGCGGCGGAGATCAGGGACAAGATAAAAGAGATAAAGAAGGCATTTTCTATAAAGTAAATTTTATGCTAGAATAAAACAATAATTTTGAAGTTTGAATCTAATTTGGAGGCGGAGGATGATTGATTTCGGAAAAGTAATAACAGCAATGGTAACCCCATTCAAAGAAGATATGTCGGTCAATTATGATCTGGCTGCGAAATTGGCTGTTCATTTATCTGAAAATGGCTCCGATTCTCTTGTTATCCACGGGACAACCGGCGAATCGCCAACTTTAAGCCACGAAGAAGAATATGAGCTCTACCGAGCAGTTAAAAAAGCCGTTTCTCCTAAATGCAAGATCATTGCGGGGACCGGATCCAATTCAACCGCCACAACCATCAAATCAACAATCGAAGCCGAGAAAATAGGCGTTGACGGGATCATGGTCGTCGTACCTTATTATAATAAGCCGTCGCAAGAAGGGATGTATGAGCATTTCAAAGCCGCGGCGAACTGCACGAAATTGCCATTGATAATTTACAATATCCCGGGTCGCTGTGTTGTGAATATGCTGCCGGAAACAGTTGCGAGAATCGCCAAAGAATTCAAAAATATCATTGGGCTCAAAGATGCCGCGGGGAACATCGAGCAGACCAAGAAAACTATCGAATTAGCGCCAAAAGGCTTCATCCTATGGTCGGGCGACGATAATATGACCTTGCCAATGATGAAAGCCGGGGCAGTTGGCGTAATATCTGTTGCGTCGCATATCGTGGGGAACGAAATAGCCCAAATGGTTTCAGCGTTTAATTCCGGCAATACAAAAAAGGCGCAAGAAATACATGATAAGCTTTTACCCATATTTAAAATATTGTTCATAGCGCCTAACCCGACTTGCGTTAAAGCCGCATTGGAAATGGTTGGACTAAAAGTCGGAAAACCTCGTTTGCCTTTGATCGAGGCTGATCAAAATGAAAAAGAGCAGGTCAGGAAAGTCCTGAAAAGTCTGGGTAAAATATAGTTATGAAGAAAGTCTTATTGCATGCATGCTGCGCTCCATGCGCGACACAGGTATTGTCTGAGCTCAATGAGGAGCATTTCGATTTGACGGGATTTTTTTATAACCCGAATATCTTCCCTGCCGAAGAGTATGGAAAAAGAAAATCAAGCATGGAAGAATATTGCAGGATCGTAAACCTCCCGATGGTTTATATCGAGAACGACTTGGAGCACAGGTCCGGGGATTGCCCTTTTTGCTATGAGACAAGGCTTTTGCGCACGGCACAGTACGCCAAAGGCAACGGATTTGAGGCATTTACTACCACGCTTCTCATAAGCCCTTACCAGAACCACGAATTGATAAAAAAGATAGGGTTCCAGATAGAGGAAGAGTTCGGGATCATTTTCGCCTACCGGGATTTCAGGCCCGGCCACCATGCCGGCCGCGCCAAATCAAGAGAATATAACCTTTACCGCCAGAAATACTGCGGTTGCGCATCAAGCCTCAAAACACAGGAGGTAAAAAAATGAGCAAGCTCTTGAAATATTTATCCGAAAAGCCGTTGACCCTTATCGTAAATATCCCGGAAAATAATATCGAAATGGCGAATGCCGCAGTCCAATCGGGCGCCGATGTCCTGGTGCTCAACCAAGGGTATGACGAGGAAAAAATATTAAAAGCCTCGTCTGTCCCTGTAGGGCTCGATGTGAATGACGCCGAAATTAAAGAGATCGAAAAACTCCTCGATTTGAAGTTTGATTTCATAAATTTCCACCATCAGGCGCTCGACCAATATATAAAACTTAAGAAGGCAAAAATAATCGCTCTCGATGAAAATTATACTTTGGACAATTTAATGCAGCTCTCCGATAAAAAGATCGAAGCGATCGACGCGGCGATAATCCCCATAAGCCAGTCGATAAAAGACCTCATGGTCGGCGATCTCCAGAATTATATTGCAATTGCCTTATCCTCAAACATCCCCGTCATCATTCCGACCCAGAGGAGCATCAAGCCGTCTGAAGTCCCGATCATTTGGGATACTGGAGCCAAAGGATTGCTCCTGACAAAGACCGTTATTGGTGAAACCGCGGAATCGATCTACAAGGCCGTAAAAGAATATCGAAATGCGGTCGATGACATCGACACCGAAGCGTAAATCCCAATGACCAAATCCCAAATCCCAATTATTGTATTAATTATACTTCTGCTAACAGCTTCAAGTGCATTTGCTTTCTCGTTTGTTGTGTTTGGCGACAATAGGGACGGTGATGCGGTTTATAAAAAGATACTCGATAAGGTCAATTCAGATAAAACCATTACTTTTTCGGTAAATACCGGCGATTTTGTCGCCCGCGGCCAGGAAAGCGAGTACATCAAATACCAAAAAATGATCAAAAAAAGCAAGATACCGATCTATCATGTAATGGGCAACCATGACGGCGTGTTTGGCGGGTGGAAATTCTACAAAAAATATTTCGGGTCCGATTATTATTCTTTCGATCACGAAAACAGCCATTTTGTCGTGTTAAACAATGCTTTTAAGAGCAGTTTTGACGCGAAGCAGTATAATTGGCTTATTTCCGACCTTAAAAAAAATAAACGGCAGCATACTTTTGTTTTTTTCCATAAGCCGACTTTCGATGTTTCGGGGTTTTACGGCGATTATGTAATGAGCGACAGGCAAGCGAGCGAAACCATGATGGCGCTTTTTAAAAAATATAAGGTTGAATATGTTTTTACCGGACACGTACATGGATACGCGCGAGCAGAAAGAGAAGGGATAATATACACAATAACCGGAGGGGGAGGGGCTCCGCTTTATCTTCCAAAAAATGCCGGAGGCTTTTATCATTATGTGAAAGTAACGGTTGAAGATGATAAGATCGCAGATGAGGTTGTGAGAATTAATGACGAAAGCAATTAAAGAAAGAAATAGGATAACTCTCGCGGCGATAGAGCTCGCGCGCGACAAAAATTTCCACAATATCCCGCACAATGAAAGGATGCATCTCATATCCGAAGTGCTTGCTTTGGGGGAAAATATAGCAAACGGCATTTCAAAAGAGTTTGGCACCTCTGATCCACGAAAGATCGCAGACCTGATGGGCGTTAAGATATCGGGCGACGAGGCGGGCAACCTAAAGAAAAGCGAATACCGGAAGAAAGAGAAGCAGATCGTAATTTTCCACGATACTTTGCGGCGCATCACATCGGAAATTACCGTTCCGGAGCTTTCCGACCGGATATTAAGGTGCCTTATCGCGCACGAGCTTTTCCATCACATCGAAGAAGTCAAAGTGGGATCTATCTATAAACGGTTCAAATTCAAAGGCAAATTATGGTTTAATTATTATATCAAGGGGCTGTCAGACGTAGCCGCGCAAGCGTTCACGCAAAAATTATTGGGGCTTGAATTTTCTCCGCTGGTATTTGACTATTTAACGTATATAATGTTCACATCGGATTTTAAGAACTAATAGGGGGGTAATATGAAAAAAATTATCTTAAGTTTCTTTGTTGCTGTGTCCCTATGTCTCTTTGTTGCTATGGCCCTATGTTCCATTTCCTTTGCGTTGGATTTGCCGTCCGATAGCGGATCATCTCTGCTAAATACTGTTTCACAGGTGTCGAATCTATCGACTGCGGCAACAACTAAGCCAAGTTATAAGCTCGGCGGAATAAGTATTGCGTATGTAAAAGTTGGGGCGGATTCCGTCGGTGTTCTAACTTGGCATCCTGACCTAAAATTCGGCCCATGGGGTGCGGGGCTTGATGTGAATATGTCTTTGGGGGATAAATATGTCACGGGATACGAAGGGATCGTTGTGCGTTATGCCGAATATGACGATTCAAGCCGAGGTTTGAGATATGGGATACTGGACGGAATAACTTGGGGGCATGGGCTGCTTTTGAAAAATTATACGACAAAAATCATCGGCCCTGTTATCGTAAGTGATAACCAGTTAGGTTTTAAAGGATATTATAGTTTCGATAAGTTCACAGTCCGAGGATTGACTACGCATACAAATATTATAGGCGCTAGAGTTGAAGAAAAAATTAATCCGATGCTCACTTTGGGACAGCATTATGTTGCGGATAACGGCGGGACAAATGGAAGGCCTGCTATCGCGGGATTGGGCGCTGATGCTTCCGTCCCCCTGCCTCTTAATTTTGAAGCATACGCCGAAGCCGCGCAGATCGTAAATCATGGATCGGGAATTGGCGCGGGGTTAACTTGGGCGTATGACATTATGGCGGCCAAAGCGTCTTTTAATGCTCAATACAGGACTTTCGATAAAGGATTTATCCCTTCACTTTTTAGTTCCGATTACGAAACGAACCCAAAGAGCTTGGCATCAGCCGAAGCTTCGGGCAATTCCAAAAACGGGTATTTGGTCGAGCTTGGGATCGATGCTCTTGGGTTAGCCCAATTAAATGCGGCATTTGAAAGCTATGTCGGATCTAACCAATCTTTCGGCGCGACACTTGCCGCAAAAGTCAGCGAGCAAGTATCTTTCACCGGATATTACAAACAGCCGTCTTTTATTAATTTCAGCTCTCTTTCATACGAGCAAGGCGCCATCATGGGCGGAAAACTTGCGTATAAGGTCAATCCATACACAACGCTAATAACTAATTTCAAGAGAGCCTACAATCCTGCAACAGGGCAGGTACAGAGCGACCAATATTACGAAATGCAGTTCAATTTGTGATATAATTTATGATATATGTCTGCAGACCTGCACATCCACAGCAACCTTTCGGACGGTACAAATTCGCCAGAAGAAGTAGTTGACCTGGCAAAGATTGCCGGCCTTACAAAGATCGCCCTGACTGATCACGATACCGTAATGGGGATTAAACGGGCGCAAAAAGCAGGCATCGGGATAGGCGTTGACGTAATACCCGGTATCGAGTTCACAACTGAAGCTAATAACACCGAAGTCCACATATTAGGTTATTTTTTTGATCCAAAAAACACAAAACTTTTAGAAATATTAGAGAAGATACAAGCGGGCCGGGTGGATCGCATACATAAAATAGTTAAAAAACTGAATGAGCTTGGCGTTTCAATAACGGCCGACGATGTTTTTAGATTTTCAAACAAAGGAGCTCCGGGGCGGCCTCATGTGGCAAGAGCAATGATCGAAAAAGGATATGTTTCAAGTTTTAAGGAAGCTTTTAACAAATATATTGATTTCCGCGGCCCGGCGTATGTAAGCCATTATAAATTATCGCCTGAAGAAGCGATAAAATTAATAAGGCAAATAAATGGAGCGCCGGTTTTTGCGCATCCCGCAGTCTCGAATTGCGACAATTATATTCCTGATCTTATAAGTGCAGGGCTTTTAGGCCTTGAAGCATTTTACTCCGGGCATAATTCATCGCAAACTGAAAAATATAAAAATATCGCGCATAAATATAATTTAGTTATGACCGGAGGTACCGATTTTCACGGCGACAATTCCGGCCGTGAAATAAAATTAGGCGATATTTCAATTCCCGACGACATGGTCGACAAATTAAAAGAGGCAATATCTTGAATACATTCGCCGAAATAAGCCTTGAGGCGGTCAAACATAATATAAAAGAAGTTAAAAATCTTTTGTCCCCGAGCACTCGCTTTATGGCTGTTGTTAAAGCGAATGCTTATGGGCATGGATCGATCGCAGTTTCCCGTGCCGCGGCAGAAGCCGGCGCCGATCATCTAGCAGTTGCTAATTTGAAAGAAGCCCTCGAACTGCGGGAAGCCGGGACACAGCTTCCAATTTTAATTTTGACCGAATCCCCGACATCGGTCATGGATGAGATCGTGGAGCACCGTTTAACGCAGACTGTATATTCATATTCCGAAGCAAAAGCGCTCTCTGATGAAGCCGTAAAGCGCGGGAGAAAAGTTCCGGTCCACATCAAAATGGATACAGGCATGGGCCGCGTCGGCGTCCAGCCATCAGAGGTTATCGCGCTTTACAATAAAATCATATCTCTCCCTAATTTGATCGTAGAAGGCATTTTTACTCATTTTGCGAAGGCCGAAGAGCATGGAGATTCGTACACAAAACAGCAATTTGAAAAATTCCAGTCGATAATTGCCCGGCTTGAAGTCGTTAAGATAAAACACGCGGCAAATTCCGCGGCGACCCTTTTCCATCCAGAAACCCATCTTGACATGGTGCGGATAGGCCTTATGATATATGGGATATACCCGGCAGGCGGAGCCCACAGGTCAATTGCTTTGAGGCCGGCGCTTTCATTTAAAACAAGAGTAGTTTATTTAAAGAGAGTCCCGCGCGAAACCTCTCTCTCTTACGGCGGGACATATGTTACAAGCGGTGAAACAACTATTGCGACACTGCCTGTCGGTTATGCTGATGGATACAGCAGGAGATTGAGCAACAGAAGCCAAGTCCTTATTAAAGGAAAGCGTTTCCCAGTTGTCGGCCGCATAAGCATGGATATGACGCTCGTTGATATCGGGGACGCAAAGATTGATGTTGGCGATGAAGCTATGCTTATAGGGACGCAAGGAATGGAGACTATTTCTGTTGATGAGATAGCTAGGCTTGAAGATACCGTGAGCTATGAGATAATTTGCGGGATAGGGAAAAGGGTCCAGAGGATTTATAAATAAAAATTAACCAGCGACTAAATCCCGATGTGGGAATCGGGACAAGCGTCGCGGTTAATTTTTGAGGAACCGCGAGCCGTGCCTACCGGCAGGCAGGGTTTACTCGCAGGTTCCGAACTGGAGAGAAAATGAGCTATGTTTCGCTGTACAGAAAATGGAGATCTCAAAGCTTTGACGATATAGTTGGGCAAAAACATATAATCAAGACTTTAAAGAACGCGATATCACAAAACCGCATCGCGCACGCTTATCTTTTTTGCGGACCGAGGGGGACAGGAAAGACTTCGATCGCAAGGATATTTGCAAAAGCTTTGAATTGCGAAAATGGTCCGACAGTTTCGC is part of the Candidatus Saganbacteria bacterium genome and harbors:
- the uvrB gene encoding excinuclease ABC subunit UvrB — protein: MSKFKLVSNFKPAGDQPNAIKSLAKGLDAGNEFQTLLGVTGSGKTFTMANIIEKTQRPALVISHNKTLAAQLCQEFRSYFPENAVEYFVSYYDYYQPEAYLPSTDTYIEKESTINQEIDRLRHSATMALLSRRDVIVVASVSCIYSLGAPENYLKAMVPLKVGARLNRDDVLSKLVAMKYERNDYELNRGKFRVRGESIEIQPSYEKHLLRVELDEGDVIKKITEVDPTSQKTIKELEFAGIYPATHFVTFQDKLEAALQSIKKELELRLAELKKQNKLLEAQRLEQRTKYDIEMIREVGYCSGVENYSRHMEGRPAGTHPSTLIDYFPKDYLMFIDESHVTLPQIRGMYFGDKSRKDSLINFGFRLPSAYDNRPLKFEEFEKKLNQVVCVSATPAKWELERSKNVVEQLIRPTGLIDPEVVVRSSKNQIDDLEKEINKRVGKNERVLVTTLTKRMAEDLAEYLDEKGIKVRYLHSDVETLDRIEILRELRLGKFDVLVGINLLREGLDLPEVSLVAILDADKEGFLRAETSLIQTIGRAARNVNGLVILYAEKMTESMRKALGETNRRRKIQLAYNKKNHITPKTIVKEIADISDRIKDSKLDEVKQIKSFVPPEEVPDLIKHLTDEMEIASTALEFERAAEIRDKIKEIKKAFSIK
- the dapA gene encoding 4-hydroxy-tetrahydrodipicolinate synthase — protein: MIDFGKVITAMVTPFKEDMSVNYDLAAKLAVHLSENGSDSLVIHGTTGESPTLSHEEEYELYRAVKKAVSPKCKIIAGTGSNSTATTIKSTIEAEKIGVDGIMVVVPYYNKPSQEGMYEHFKAAANCTKLPLIIYNIPGRCVVNMLPETVARIAKEFKNIIGLKDAAGNIEQTKKTIELAPKGFILWSGDDNMTLPMMKAGAVGVISVASHIVGNEIAQMVSAFNSGNTKKAQEIHDKLLPIFKILFIAPNPTCVKAALEMVGLKVGKPRLPLIEADQNEKEQVRKVLKSLGKI
- a CDS encoding epoxyqueuosine reductase QueH, whose protein sequence is MKKVLLHACCAPCATQVLSELNEEHFDLTGFFYNPNIFPAEEYGKRKSSMEEYCRIVNLPMVYIENDLEHRSGDCPFCYETRLLRTAQYAKGNGFEAFTTTLLISPYQNHELIKKIGFQIEEEFGIIFAYRDFRPGHHAGRAKSREYNLYRQKYCGCASSLKTQEVKK
- a CDS encoding metallophosphoesterase, which produces MTKSQIPIIVLIILLLTASSAFAFSFVVFGDNRDGDAVYKKILDKVNSDKTITFSVNTGDFVARGQESEYIKYQKMIKKSKIPIYHVMGNHDGVFGGWKFYKKYFGSDYYSFDHENSHFVVLNNAFKSSFDAKQYNWLISDLKKNKRQHTFVFFHKPTFDVSGFYGDYVMSDRQASETMMALFKKYKVEYVFTGHVHGYARAEREGIIYTITGGGGAPLYLPKNAGGFYHYVKVTVEDDKIADEVVRINDESN
- a CDS encoding PHP domain-containing protein, encoding MSADLHIHSNLSDGTNSPEEVVDLAKIAGLTKIALTDHDTVMGIKRAQKAGIGIGVDVIPGIEFTTEANNTEVHILGYFFDPKNTKLLEILEKIQAGRVDRIHKIVKKLNELGVSITADDVFRFSNKGAPGRPHVARAMIEKGYVSSFKEAFNKYIDFRGPAYVSHYKLSPEEAIKLIRQINGAPVFAHPAVSNCDNYIPDLISAGLLGLEAFYSGHNSSQTEKYKNIAHKYNLVMTGGTDFHGDNSGREIKLGDISIPDDMVDKLKEAIS
- the alr gene encoding alanine racemase, giving the protein MKRGNILNTFAEISLEAVKHNIKEVKNLLSPSTRFMAVVKANAYGHGSIAVSRAAAEAGADHLAVANLKEALELREAGTQLPILILTESPTSVMDEIVEHRLTQTVYSYSEAKALSDEAVKRGRKVPVHIKMDTGMGRVGVQPSEVIALYNKIISLPNLIVEGIFTHFAKAEEHGDSYTKQQFEKFQSIIARLEVVKIKHAANSAATLFHPETHLDMVRIGLMIYGIYPAGGAHRSIALRPALSFKTRVVYLKRVPRETSLSYGGTYVTSGETTIATLPVGYADGYSRRLSNRSQVLIKGKRFPVVGRISMDMTLVDIGDAKIDVGDEAMLIGTQGMETISVDEIARLEDTVSYEIICGIGKRVQRIYK